One Anolis carolinensis isolate JA03-04 chromosome 5, rAnoCar3.1.pri, whole genome shotgun sequence DNA segment encodes these proteins:
- the tcf20 gene encoding transcription factor 20 isoform X3 — protein MQSFREQSSYHGNQQNYAQEVHGASRLEEFSSRQQAQMFQSFGGGGGSSTSGRRGATGSSASMAGENSGHQSYQGFRKEAGEFYYMASSKDPVTAGGQQLPQRRPSGPVQSYGPPQGSSFGNQYGSEGHVNQFQTQHSSLSGVTHYQQDYTGPFSPGSTQYQQQTSNQQQQQVQQMRQQLYQSHQPLPQASSQSASSTSHLQSMQRPSTLPSSASGYQLRVGQYSQHYQPPAASSSSFPSPQRFGQSGQNYDSSYSVNAGSQYEGHAVGSSAQGYGTQPNYSFQAQTVKNFEQSKLTQAGQQAQGQAQQSQQQQQQTPPTQHVMQYSNTATKLTLQSQVGQYNQADVPVRSPMQFHQNFSPISNPSPAASVVQSPSCSSTPSPLMPGGETLQCGQSNMPVASRNRILQMMPQLSPTPSMMPSPSAQSGGFKGFGLEGLQEKRLTDPGLSSLSALSSQVANLPNTVQHMLLSDALTPQKKGSKRSSSSKKADSCTNSEGSSQAEEQLKSPLADSIDGGCSSSSEDQAERVRQLSGQSTSSDTTYKGGNLERSQSSPVEASQNEPPKMSATPADEEEVVSPPDEKEALTAVETPPKVNEKTVGVIVSREAMTGRIEKSSGQDKPQQDDVSAGTQAAPSASVMKETTLTGSQQESQGGGSKVNKNGDNSTNHNGDGNSQMAHAVIGSSFPSRTEPSKSPGSVRYSYKDNIAVGVQRNTGNFPQYPSSQEKGDFPLHSDRKGRNEKFPSLLQEVLQGYHHHPDRRYSRNAQDHHGMTANVDSTMRPNVLINQGNELSNRGLLNKSLGSLMENPHWGHWDRKSSGTASDMKQINLADYPMPRKFEMESQSSAHEGGLSERRSVICDISPLRQIARDPGLHSVGHMGTDGRSGRSDRLTPGLGQSVILPGGLVAMETKLKSHSGQIKEEDFEQSKTSASINNKKSGEHCHLASFKHESYRGNASPGAAALDSADYMLQQDSRSAQLRRGHGRMGNSREGMRGKSPSQFHDLTDKLKMSPGRSRGPGTDLHHMNPHMVLSDRVNRGSLHSPFLSNSESSLASAYHTNARSHAYGDPTQGLNSQYHYKRQLYQQQQEEYKDWNNSSAQGVIAAAQLRQETARKSPRQHQFMDRVRSPLKNDKDGMIYLHSGSYHDAGSQEASRLLGNDGSLQNKCSEMKHINQKIQQHESGWDLSRQVTPGKNSGSLGAASQKRFGSQDSDAHRRDDAGDVLKSGNTMARIPGQEDQSPQNPLIMRRRVRSFISPIPSKRQMQEMKNSSTEDKTRLVSTSKDGADKTNSYARCSPNQDLGKSLSKGESSKTLPSPDGRNCSVVSLTSPAKTKILPPRKGRGLKLEAIVQKITSPNVRRSASSNCAETGSDAVTLDDILSLKSIPPEGGNVANHGMEAEHIKEEIVLDQGSQELTSEISLTISPEELYGERDEVMKKEISELSSVGKEGSGPSVIPVSSQKSVGQGRTDGSLVGTGSLGFSESKTVSPSTILTTEANAKSEEKDGNAIIVTPKPEPFPPKGYFPSGKKKGRPIGSVNKQKKQPLPPSPLPPPLVPPLPSVSETLPPVEEAVGEEPKPKRQRRERRKTTTQPRKRKPRRAAPIVEPQEPEIKLKYATQSLDKTDNKNKSFFPYIHVVNKCEIGAVCTIINAEEEEQSKLVRGRKGQRSSTPPPSNAESKVLPVSSFMLQGPVVTESSVMGHLVCCLCGKWASYRNMGDLFGPFYPQDYAATLPKNPPPKRATEMQHTVKVRHKSASNGSKTDTEEEEEQQQKEQRSLTAHPRFKRRHRSEDCAGASRSLSRGAACKKATTEVGNVGEKTPSDSKPSMPTSEGGPELELQIPELPLDSNEFWVHEGCILWANGIYLVCGRLYGLQEAVEIAKEMKCSHCQEPGATLGCYNKGCSFRYHYPCAIDADCLLNEENFSVRCPKHKVRLLR, from the coding sequence ATGCAGTCCTTTCGGGAGCAAAGCAGTTACCACGGAAACCAGCAGAACTACGCGCAAGAAGTGCATGGTGCATCCCGGCTAGAAGAATTTAGCAGCCGCCAGCAGGCTCAGATGTTCCAGAGctttggaggaggtggaggaagcAGTACAAGTGGGCGCCGTGGAGCAACAGGAAGTTCTGCATCAATGGCTGGTGAGAATTCTGGACATCAGAGCTATCAAGGTTTCAGAAAAGAAGCAGGAGAATTCTATTATATGGCCTCTAGTAAGGATCCTGTGACAGCAGGAGGACAGCAGCTCCCTCAGCGCAGACCTTCTGGACCGGTGCAAAGTTATGGGCCACCACAAGGGAGCAGCTTTGGAAATCAGTATGGGAGTGAAGGTCACGTGAACCAGTTTCAAACACAGCACTCATCGCTTAGTGGGGTGACTCACTATCAGCAAGATTATACTGGTCCTTTTTCCCCTGGAAGTACTCAGTACCAACAGCAAACTTCTAACCAGCAGCAACAACAGGTGCAGCAGATGAGGCAACAGCTCTACCAGTCTCATCAACCTTTGCCACAGGCCTCCAGCCAATCTGCCTCTAGCACATCTCATTTGCAGTCAATGCAGCGTCCCTCAACACTgccttcatctgcttctgggtaTCAGCTACGAGTGGGTCAATATAGTCAACACTACCAGCctcctgctgcttcatcatcttcaTTTCCTTCTCCTCAACGTTTTGGTCAGTCAGGACAGAACTATGACAGCAGTTACAGTGTGAATGCTGGTTCACAGTATGAGGGGCATGCTGTGGGTTCAAGTGCACAGGGTTATGGGACTCAGCCAAATTACAGTTTTCAGGCACAGACAGTGAAAAACTTTGAGCAGTCAAAGTTGACCCAAGCAGGTCAACAGGCACAAGGACAGGCACAACaatcacagcagcagcagcagcagactcCTCCCACACAGCATGTGATGCAGTACTCAAACACTGCTACAAAACTAACCCTGCAAAGTCAAGTGGGGCAGTACAACCAAGCTGATGTCCCTGTGAGATCTCCCATGCAGTTCCATCAGAATTTTAGTCCTATATCAAACCCCTCACCAGCTGCCTCTGTGGTTCAGTCTCCTAGCTGTAGCTCCACACCATCTCCACTTATGCCAGGTGGTGAGACTCTTCAGTGTGGACAAAGCAACATGCCTGTGGCCTCTAGAAACCGCATCTTGCAGATGATGCCTCAGCTTAGTCCAACACCATCCATGATGCCAAGCCCCAGTGCTCAGAGTGGAGGTTTCAAAGGATTTGGGCTTGAaggattacaagaaaagagacttACTGATCCAGGACTAAGTAGTCTAAGTGCCCTAAGTAGCCAAGTAGCTAATCTTCCCAATACAGTCCAACACATGTTGCTCTCGGATGCGCTGACACCTCAGAAGAAAGGCTCCAAAAGGTCTTCATCATCCAAAAAGGCTGATAGCTGCACAAACTCAGAAGGCTCCTCACAGGCGGAAGAACAACTCAAATCTCCTCTGGCAGATTCCATTGATGGTGGCTGTTCCAGTAGCTCAGAAGATCAAGCTGAAAGAGTGAGACAGTTGAGTGGTCAGAGTACCAGTTCAGATACCACTTACAAGGGAGGTAACTTAGAGAGATCTCAATCATCACCAGTAGAAGCATCTCAGAATGAACCCCCCAAAATGAGTGCCACCCCTGCAGATGAGGAAGAAGTTGTTTCTCCTCCAGATGAAAAGGAGGCCTTAACTGCTGTGGAGACTCCTCCGAAGGTCAATGAAAAGACAGTTGGCGTTATAGTCTCCCGAGAAGCTATGACAGGCAGAATAGAAAAGTCAAGTGGGCAGGATAAACCCCAACAAGATGATGTTTCTGCAGGTACTCAAGCAGCACCTTCTGCCAGTGTGATGAAGGAGACCACCCTTACAGGATCACAACAAGAATCACAAGGAGGAGGgagtaaagttaataaaaatggGGATAATAGTACTAATCACAATGGAGATGGAAATAGTCAAATGGCCCATGCTGTCATTGGCTCAAGCTTTCCCAGCAGAACAGAGCCTTCCAAATCACCTGGTAGTGTGAGATATAGCTACAAAGACAACATAGCAGTCGGTGTGCAGAGAAATACTGGGAATTTCCCTCAGTACCCTTCCAGTCAGGAAAAAGGGGATTTTCCACTGCACAGTGATCGAAAGGGCAGAAATGAGAAATTTCCTAGTCTGCTGCAGGAAGTCTTGCAAGGCTATCACCATCACCCTGACCGAAGATATTCTAGAAATGCACAAGATCATCATGGAATGACTGCAAATGTGGACAGTACCATGAGACCTAATGTCCTGATCAATCAAGGCAATGAATTAAGTAATAGGGGCCTTTTAAACAAAAGCTTAGGATCTCTTATGGAAAATCCACACTGGGGCCACTGGGATAGAAAGTCAAGTGGCACAGCTTCTGACATGAAACAGATAAATCTGGCTGACTATCCCATGCCTAGAAAGTTTGAGATGGAATCCCAGTCTTCAGCTCATGAAGGAGGACTTTCTGAAAGAAGATCGGTTATTTGTGATATATCACCTTTGAGGCAGATTGCTAGAGACCCAGGCCTTCACTCTGTAGGACACATGGGCACTGATGGCAGGAGTGGAAGGAGTGATCGTCTAACTCCTGGTTTAGGGCAGTCAGTCATCCTCCCTGGTGGCCTAGTTGCCATGGAGACAAAGCTGAAGTCTCACAGTGGACAGATCAAAGAAGAGGATTTTGAACAGTCTAAGACCTCTGCCAGCATCAATAACAAAAAATCAGGAGAACATTGTCATCttgccagttttaagcatgagtCTTACAGAGGGAACGCTAGCCCTGGAGCTGCAGCACTTGATTCTGCTGACTACATGCTACAACAGGATAGCCGATCAGCGCAGCTGAGACGTGGTCATGGCAGAATGGGAAATAGCCGTGAGGGAATGAGGGGTAAATCCCCCTCTCAGTTTCATGATTTGACAGACAAACTGAAGATGTCTCCTGGTAGAAGTAGAGGTCCAGGCACAGACCTTCATCATATGAATCCACACATGGTGCTTTCTGACAGGGTTAACCGGGGGTCCTTGCACTCTCCTTTTCTATCAAATTCTGAAAGCTCTTTGGCATCAGCATATCACACTAATGCTCGGTCTCATGCTTATGGTGATCCTacccagggtttgaattcccagtACCACTACAAAAGGCAGCTATATCAACAACAGCAGGAAGAATACAAAGACTGGAATAACAGTTCTGCCCAGGGGGTGATAGCAGCAGCTCaactcaggcaggaaacagctagAAAGAGCCCAAGGCAGCATCAGTTCATGGACAGAGTAAGGAGTCCTCTAAAAAATGACAAGGATGGAATGATTTATCTTCATTCTGGTTCTTACCATGATGCTGGAAGCCAAGAAGCCAGTCGTTTGTtgggaaatgatggttctctTCAGAATAAGTGTAGTGAAATGAAGCATATAAATCAGAAGATTCAGCAACATGAATCAGGTTGGGATCTTTCCCGGCAAGTGACTCCTGGGAAGAACAGTGGGTCTCTGGGGGCAGCCAGTCAGAAGAGATTTGGTTCTCAAGACAGTGATGCACACAGGCGTGATGATGCTGGAGATGTACTTAAATCTGGTAACACTATGGCAAGGATCCCTGGCCAAGAAGATCAATCTCCTCAAAATCCTTTAATCATGAGAAGAAGGGTCCGTTCTTTCATTTCCCCTATTCCCAGCAAGAGACAGATGCAAGAAATGAAGAACAGTAGCACTGAGGACAAGACACGCCTTGTCAGTACATCAAAAGATGGAGCTGATAAAACCAATTCCTATGCCCGCTGTTCACCAAACCAAGATCTTGGCAAGTCCCTCTCTAAAGGAGAGTCCTCTAAAACCCTTCCAAGTCCTGATGGTAGAAATTGCTCTGTTGTTTCCCTAACAAGTCCAGCTAAAACAAAAATTCTGCCTCCACGGAAGGGCCGTGGATTAAAATTGGAAGCAATTGTTCAGAAAATCACATCTCCCAATGTTAGGAGAAGTGCTTCCTCAAATTGTGCTGAAACTGGCTCAGATGCAGTCACTCTTGATGACATTCTGTCCTTGAAAAGTATCCCACCAGAGGGTGGGAATGTGGCTAATCATGGGATGGAAGCAGAACATATAAAAGAAGAAATTGTATTAGATCAAGGGAGCCAAGAGCTCACCAGTGAAATCTCTCTGACAATATCACCTGAAGAATTGTATGGGGAAAGAGATGAGGTAATGAAAAAGGAGATATCTGAACTTTCCAGTGTTGGCAAGGAGGGCTCAGGGCCTTCTGTGATTCCAGTATCTTCACAAAAATCTGTTGGTCAAGGAAGAACGGATGGATCTTTAGTTGGAACAGGATCATTAGGCTTTTCTGAGTCAAAAACTGTCTCCCCATCTACCATCTTGACTACTGAAGCAAATGCAAAATCTGAGGAAAAAGATGGAAATGCAATTATTGTGACACCCAAGCCAGAACCCTTTCCTCCAAAAGGATATTTTCCCTCTGGTAAAAAGAAGGGGAGACCTATCGGTAGTGTGaacaaacagaaaaagcagcCTCTGCCGCCATCACCATTGCCGCCACCACTGGTTCCACCACTTCCTTCAGTATCAGAAACATTACCGCCAGTAGAAGAAGCAGTAGGTGAAGAACCTAAGCCTAAGAGACAGcgaagagaaaggagaaaaactACAACTCAGCCACGAAAGCGGAAACCAAGACGAGCTGCTCCAATTGTGGAGCCTCAAGAACCAGAAATCAAACTGAAGTATGCCACCCAGTCTCTTGATAAAACTGATAACAAGAATAAGTCTTTTTTCCCTTACATTCATGTGGTGAACAAATGTGAGATAGGTGCTGTATGCACAATAATTAATGCAGAAGAAGAGGAGCAGAGTAAGCTGGTGAGGGGACGAAAAGGACAGAGGTCATCAACACCTCCTCCCAGCAATGCTGAGAGCAAAGTCCTTCCTGTTTCCTCTTTTATGCTACAGGGTCCTGTAGTAACAGAATCTTCTGTCATGGGCCACTTGGTTTGCTGCCTGTGTGGCAAGTGGGCCAGCTATCGTAACATGGGTGACCTCTTTGGACCCTTCTATCCACAAGATTATGCGGCTACACTGCCCAAAAATCCCCCTCCTAAGAGGGCCACAGAAATGCAGCATACGGTCAAGGTACGGCATAAAAGTGCTTCTAATGGTTCCAAGACTGatacagaggaggaggaagagcagcaACAAAAGGAGCAGAGAAGCCTAACTGCCCACCCTCGCTTTAAGAGACGCCATCGTTCCGAGGACTGTGCTGGGGCTTCTCGGTCACTTTCAAGAGGTGCTGCTTGTAAAAAAGCAACCACTGAAGTTGGCAATGTGGGTGAGAAAACTCCTTCAGACTCTAAACCCTCCATGCCCACTTCTGAAGGTGGCCCTGAGTTGGAGTTACAAATTCCTGAACTACCTCTTGACAGCAATGAATTTTGGGTCCACGAGGGCTGTATTCTCTGGGCCAATGGGATTTACCTGGTCTGTGGCAGGCTCTATGGGCTTCAAGAAGCTGTGGAAATAGCTAAAGAGATG